The DNA sequence CCCGCCTATCTCGTCTACACCGCGCTCATCAACATCGTCTACTTCGGCGGCGCGGCCGCCCTCGGAATCGCCTCCTGGCGAGGTGCCCGCCGCCGCCACGCCCTGGCCGACCAGGCCGAGACCATCGAGGAGCAGGCCGAGGCCCTGCGCGACCGCGCCGTCGTCGAGGAGCGCCTGCGCATCGCCCGGGAGCTGCACGACGTGATCGCGCACCACGTGGCGGCGATCGGTGTCCAGGCCGGTGCCGCGCGACGGGTCATGGGCCACGACCCCGACGCGGCCGCGGGCGCTCTGAGGACCGTGGAGGAGTCGTCCCGCTCGGCGGTCGGGGAGATGCGGTCCCTGCTCGGCGCACTCCGGTCGGCCGACCGGACGACCGATGCCGCCCGGCCCCCCGGCGCGGCGGGGCGGACCCCCGGGGCCTCCGGCGCCGCCTCCCCCGACGATCCATCCGCCTGCCCGGACCACTCCCGATCCGCGGGGCGCGGGATCGCCGACCTCGGCCGCCTCGCGGCCTCTCACGAATCGGCCGACTTCACCACCAGCGTCTCGGTGGTCACGGGCACCGGACACCCGGTCGAGGAGGTCCCGCCGGTCGTCGGCCTGTCCCTGTACCGGACCGCGCAGGAGGCGCTGGCCAACGTCCGGCGGCACTCCACGGCCGACCGCGCGAGCGTCGTCCTGCGCACCGGTGAGGGACCGGGCGGGACCCCGTACGCGGAGGTGGAGATCCTTGACGCCGGGCGCCCCCGGATCGGCACCTCCGGGAGTGGTCTGGGCCTGCTGGGTATGCGCGAACGGGTGCGGTCACACGGCGGGGAGTGCGAGATCGGGCCGCGGGTGACCGGCGGCTACCGGGTACGGGTGCGCCTGCCGTACCGCCCCGACGTGGAGGCCGACCGGACATGAACACCGTCCTGCGGGTCCTCGTGGTGGACGATCAGCCGCTCATGCGGTCCGGATTCTCGATGATGCTCGGCGTGGAACCCGACCTCGAGGTGATCGGCGACGCCGCGGACGGTGCGCAGGCGGTGGAGATGTGTCGGCGACTGCGGCCCGACGTGGTGTTGATGGACGTACAGATGCCGGGCACCGACGGCATCGAGGCGACCCGACTCATCACCGGTGAGGCCCTGGCCAGGGTGCTGATCCTCACGACCTTCGACCGGTACGACTACCTGTTCGACGCATTGCGCGCCGGGGCCGGTGGCTTCCTGCTCAAGAACTCCGACCCGCAGGACCTGGTCGACGGGGTCCGCGCCGTGGGGCACGGCCACGCGCTGCTCGCGCCCGAGGTCACCCGCCGCGTCATCGAACGGCTCACCGCTCCCACGGCACCGGACGCCGGCGACGGGTCACCCGCGCCCGCGGGGTCCCGGCCGGTGGCACTGGACGAGCTCACCGCCCGGGAGACCGAGGTCCTGCGTCTTGTCGCCCGGGGGTTGTCCAACGCGGAGATCGCGCGCACGCTGGTCGTGGGCGAGGCCACGGTCAAGACCCACGTGTCCGCGTGCCTGTCCAAGCTCCACCTCCGAGACCGCGTCCAGGCGGTCGTCCTGGCCTACGAGGCCGGCCTCGTCCACCCCGGCGAGTGAGCCGCGACGAACGGACGGCCGTCCGCCCGCGCCCTGCGTCTCCCCCCTGAGGGGGAGACCTTCCCGGCTCTCCCCGGAGATGTCATCCTCCCGGCTGATCCGCCGGACCGCCCTGGAGCCATAGCGTGGACGCGGTACAGGACACCAGGGAGGACACCATGCTGGAACTCGACGGGCTCACCCGACGATTCGGGGAGACCCTCGCCGTGGACGACGTCGGATTCGAGGTCCCGCGGGGGGCGATGACCGGTTTCGTCGGCGGCAACGGCGCCGGGAAGACCACCACCATGCGGATGATCATGGGCGTTCTGCAGCCGACCGCGGGCACGGTCATGTGGAAGGGCCGGGAGGTGACGGTCGCGGATCGTCGCACCTTCGGGTACATGCCGGAGGAGCGTGGGTTGTACCCGAAGCAGCCCATCCTCGACCAACTCGTCTACCTCGGCAGACTCCAGGGGCGCAGCCCGGAGGGCGCACGTCGGTCGGCGACGGAGTTGCTCGACCGCTTCGGGCTCGGCGACCGTACCGGGGACAAGCTCGAGTCGCTGTCCCTGGGCAACCAGCAGCGCGTCCAGGTCGTCGCCGCGGTCATCGGCGGGCCGGAACTGCTGGTCCTCGACGAACCCTTCTCGGGCCTGGACCCGGTCGCCGTCGACTCCATGGTCGACCTGCTGCGCGAGTACACGAGTCAGGGTGTGCCCGTGTTGTTCTCCTCGCATCAACTCGACCTGGTGGAACGCCTCTGCGACCACCTCGTCGTCCTGGCGGGCGGGCGGGTCGTCGCCAACGGGACGGTGGACGACCTCCGCCGACGTGGCCGCGTCCTGCACCGGCTGGTCGCCGGTACGGACGTCGGGTGGGTCCGGGGTCTGCCGGGCGTCCACGTCGTCGACGTCGACGGTCCCACCGCACTACTGGACCTCGACCGCCCCGAGGTGACCGACCTCGTCCTGCGCGAGGCGATGGCGCGGGGCAGCGTCCGCGAGCTCGCCGAAGTCGTTCCCACCCTCTCCGAGATCTACCGCGAGGTGACGTCATGACCACCACGACCCCCACCCGGTCGCCGGCGACCGAGTCCGCCTGGCGCATCGTCGCCGGTCGCGAGATCATGGTCAAACTCCGCGATCGAAACTTCATCATCTCCACCCTGACCACCATCGCGATCTTCGTCGTCGCCTTCGGGCTGTCGTTCCTCCTCGGCGGGCGCGATGACGAGAAGACCGTCGCCGTCGCCTCGAACGACGCCTCGGCCATCGTGCACGCCGCAGCTGCTGCGGCCACCCCGGACAGGGAGGGCGCCGAGGAGGGGACCGGACCCGGCGCGCAGGCGGGTGTTCCCCCGATCGAGCTGTCCGTCACCGAGGTCGCCGACCCCGCCGCCGCCGAACAGGCGGTGCGGGACGGAGTCGCGGACGCCGCGCTCCTCGGCAGGCCCGGGGCGTGGACCCTCGTCGGGTCGGACGGGGTCGACCCCGGCATCGCCGCCGCGGTGGGTTCCGTGGTCGCCGCCGACGCGCTCGAGCGCAACGCGGCGGCCGTGGGCGCCACCGTCTCCGAGCTGACCGCCGGGTCCGTCGTCGAGGAACGACTGCTCGACCCGGACGGGGCGGCGAACGAGGGCGTCCAGCTCGTCGCCGGGTTCGTCTTCGTCTTCCTCTTCTACATGGCCGCGATCCTCTTCGGTTACGCCATCGCCAACAGTGTCGTGGAGGAGAAGCAGTCGAGGATCGTCGAGATCCTCGCCGCCGCCATCCCGTTGCGCCAACTGCTCGTCGGCAAGGTCGTCGGCGCCACGGCGCTCGCACTGGGGCAGATGGCGATCTTCGTGGCCATCGGACTGATCGGTCTGACGTTCACCGACTACTCGGCACTCCTGCCCTCCGTAGCCGGCGCCGCGGGCTGGTACCTGGTGCTGTTCGTGATCGGCTTCGTGGCACTGGCCTGCCTGTTCGCCGTCGCCGGGGCGCTGGCCACCCGGGCGGAGGACGTCCAGTCCACCTCATCCCCCCTGCTCACCCTCATCATGATCGCGTCCTTCGCGGGACTGTTCCTCCAGGGCACGTGGCAGGTGATCGGCTCGTACGTGCCGATCATGTCGACCGTGACGATGCCGATCCGTCTGGTCGAGGGGACGGCCCACTGGTGGGAGCCGGTCATCGCCGCGGTGATCACCCTGATCGCCGCCGGGGCCGTGATGGTGGTCGCGGAACGGGTCTACCGGCGGTCGATCATGCAGACCGGCGGCAAGTTGACCTACCGCCAGGCGCTGGCGCTGACCGAGTAATCAGGGCCGGGGGCCGGGGGCGGTCAGCCCTCGGCCCCCGCCACCGCGCTGTCCACCAGTCGATAACCCTGCCCGCGCACGGTCTCGATCGATCGGGCGCCGAAGGGGGTGTCGATCTTCCGGCGGAGATACCCCACGTAGACCTCCACGATGTTGTCGTCGCCGTCGTACGCGGCATCCCACACCGCCCGCAGGATCTGGGGCTTGGACACGACCTGGTTCCGGTTCCGGATGAGGTACTCCAGCACCGCGTACTCCCGCGCCGTCACCGGTATCCGCTCGGGGCCCCGACGCACCTCCCGTGCGGCGGGATCGACCTCGAGGTCACCTGCGACGAACGAGACGGGCCGCTCGGGGGCCCCTCGCCTGACCAGCGCCCTGAGCCTGGCCTCCAGGACGACGAACGAGAACGGTTTGACCAGGTAGTCGTCGGCGCCCAGGTCGAACGCGTCCGCCTCGTCGTACTCCCCGTCCTTGGCGGTGAGCATGAGCACGGGGGTCCAGATCTCGCGGCGACGCATCTCGCGCACCACCTCGTAGCCACTGCGCCGCGGCATCATGATGTCGAGGACCACCACGTCGAAGTCGCCCTCGGAGGCCATCTCGAGGCCGGTCTCCCCGTCCGGGGCCGTCTCGACCGCCCATCCCCCGGCGGCGAGCCCACGCCGGACGCTCTCGAGGAGCGCCGGTTCGTCGTCGACCACGAGTACCCGCATGCAGTGCCCTCCGCCCGAATCCCGTTCGCCCGAGTGGACCGCGACGCCTACTCGGCGGCCGGGTCGATGTCGTGGTCCATCTGGTCGGCGGGGACCAACGAATCCGCATGACGCCGGACCACCTTGGCCGGCACCCCGGCGACGGTCGTGTGCGGCGGCACCCGGTCCAGCACCACCGATCCGGCGGCCACCCGCGAGCAGTCGCCCACGTGCACGTTGCCCAACACGATGGACCCGGCCGACAGCAGCACTCCCGAGCCGATCTTGGGGTGGCGGTCTCCGTCCTCGTTGCCGGTCCCCCCGAGCGTGACCCCCTGGAGGATCGAGACGCCGTCACCGATCACGCAGGTCTCGCCCACGACGATGCCGGTGGCGTGGTCCACCAGGATCCCGGAGCCCACGCGCGCCGCCGGATGGATGTCCATGGCGAAGACCTCGGAGACCCGACTCTGGAGGAACGAGGCCGCCATCACCCGTCCCGACCTCCACATCTCGTGCGCGACACGGTGGATCTGCAGCCCGAGGAAACCCTTGGCGAACAGGTAGGGCACCAGGTAGTTGGGATAGGCCGGGTTGCGCTCGAAGCTCACCACGAGATCCGCGGCGACCGCCTCCAGCACGTGCGGATGGTCGACCAGGACCGCCCGGATCTCCTTCTCCAGGACGTGCCGGCCGATCTCGGGGGTCGCGATCCGCGAGGCCGCGAGCCGAGCGAGGGATTCCCCCAGATCGTCGCACCCGTCGACCAGATCCAGGACGAGCCCCGCGATGAGGGGCTCGTCGCGGCTCTGCGTGGCGTCCACGGACAACCGATCCCACACGGCACGGACGGAGGCGTCGGCTTCCGTCTGCGGGACGCAGGGGTTCTCGATGCTCAGCTCGATGGTCACCCGGTACAGGGTAGGCCCGTTCCGCTCTGCTGGTCGAGTCACCTCGCCGATCCGGTACGGCACGCACGGCACCCGACGCCGGTCGCACCGGTCCCGCCGTCTCGGGCAGGATGGGGTCATGATGCTCATCAACGTGGTATTCGACGTCAAGCCCGAGTACGCCGACTCGTGGCTCGAGATCACCCGTGACTTCACCGAGGCCACCAGGGCCGAACCCGGCAACCTGTGGTTCGACTGGTACCGCTCGCCCGACGCCCCGACCACCTTCCTGCTCTGCGAGGCGTTCCGGGACGGGGACGCTCCCGCCGAACACGTCGGGTCGTCCCACTTCACGGAGTTCACCGGCTCCGCAGCGCGGTATCTCCAGCGCACCCCGCGGATCATCAACACGACGGCCGAGGGCGAGCAGTGGGGGACGATGGGCGAGATCACCGTCGACTAGCCGGACCGGGTGGCGACCCGCCGCCCGGCCGGGCGTGCGCTGCGACCGGGCCGTGGTGAGAGCGGGCCGTGGTGCGAGTGGGCCGTGGTGCGAGTGGACTCAGCCCACGCTGCCCAGTGCGGCGCCGAGGAGGGCGGCCGGGTCCGTCGGCCACCACTGGCCGTAGTCGATCGCGTAGACGCGGTTGAGGTCCGAGACCACACCCCCGACCGTCACCTGCTGGCGGATCGGGAGCTGATGAATCGTGGCGCTGGGGTTGAGGCGCCCCCCGGAGCCCCAGTCGTGCTGCCAGAAGTACTGGCCCAGTCCACGCTGGCGGCACCAGTCGATGGTCGGGGCGTTGGCGTACACGCCGAGTTTCATCCCCGCACCGTGCAGGTGGACGCGCCAGCGCTCGAGGTACGGGGCGATCTGGTTGTCGAACTGCCACCGGGTGGGGTTGTCGTCGATGGCCACGTACATGGGCACACCGCTGGGTCCGCCCGCCGACCGGTGGATACCGAGTCCGATCGGGGCGTGGCGGTCGCCGCCCGCGGCGCCCTCCTTCCAGTCGGCCGTGGTGTCCCTGCCGAACTGGTAACAGGAGACCATGTTGAGTCCGTGCGCCCGGAAGTCGTCGACCTCACGACGCAGGAGCGGCTTGCCGGTCATCCACTCGGCCCCGGGACGGCGGTTCGAGCAGTACCGCACCGCGCCCATGTGACCGGCCGCCCGGACGGACGCGGCCGACGGCGGGCCCGACGCGTAGTCCAGCAGGGTGCCGATCGGGACCCCTGCGCCCGCACCGGGGAGCGCGCCGAGCGGTTCGGGAATGGATGACTGGGCACCGGCCGCAGGGGTGAGGCCCGCGGCGAGGGCACCGGCTCCGGCCGCGCCGAGGCCGGCGCGACGGAGGAAGGTACGGCGGTCGAACGTCATGGGGAACTCCGGGATGTCGGTCTAAGACGAAGGGCGGGTGTGACGCGTGGGATCCCACCCGCCTCAGGCGAGTCTGTCACACGATCATCGCGGCGTCTCCCCCCGCGTTACCACACGGGTGCCGGACCACGACGCAGGCGCGACTGGTTGACTGTCACCCATGAGCCGTACGCCCCGATGGTCCGCCTCCGACATCCCCGATCAGACAGGACGCACGGCCATCGTGACCGGGGCCAACGCGGGGATCGGCCTGGCCGCCACGCGAGCCCTCGTCGCGCGTGGCGCGAGGGTGGTCATGGCGTGCCGGGACCTCGGGAAGGCCGAGGCCGCCCGGGCCTCGCTGCCGGCCGGGGGCCGGGACAGGGCGCAGGTCCGTCGGTTGGACCTCGCCGACCTCGACTCGGTGGACGAGTTCGTCGCCGGGACCGCGGACCGGGTGGACGTCCTGATCAACAATGCCGGCGTCATGAACCTCCCGCACTCACGGACCGCCCAGGGCCACGAAATGCAGTTCGGCGTCAACGCACTCGGTCACCATGCGCTCACCCAGGGGCTGCTGCCGCAGCTCACCGATCGCGTGGTCTGGCTCGGGTCACTCGCGCACCTGCGGGGGCATGTCGATCCCGACGATCTGAGCATGGACCTGCGCGGGTACCGACCCATGGCGGCCTATGCCAACTCGAAGCTGGCCTGCATCATGCTCGCCTACGAGTGGCAGCGGCGGCTCGGCCGCGAGGGCAGTACGGTCCGGTCAATGGCCGCGCACCCCGGGTACACCGCCACCGAACTCCTCCGGCAGAGCGGCCGCCCCGCCGCCGACCGGTTCTTCGAGTTGGGCAACTCGATCTCGTGGGCCGGCCTGACCCCGGAGATGGGCGCGCTGTCCGTGCTCTACGCCGCCACCGTGCCGGACCTGCCGGGCGCGACGTTCGTGGGCCCCGACCGCCTCGGTGGGCTGAGGGGGCATCCCGCCATCGTCCGATCGAGTCGCACGTCCCACGACAGGCGCGTCGCCGCAGCGCTCTGGGAGCGGTGCTCGGAGATGGCGGCCTTCCGGTAGCCCGTTCCGCGGTGGACTCAGGCGAGCCCGGACGCGGCCAGTCCCTCGCGGAGCCGGTCGAGGTGCTCCGGCGGGCCCTGGAGCAGAGGCATGCGGAGTCGATCGGATCCGATCAGGCCCTGCATCTTGAGGGCGGCCTTGATCTGGATCGCTCCCTGCGAGGTGTGCATGATCGCGTCGACGGCCGGGATCAGACGGGTGTGGATCTCGCGGGCCCGGGGCAGGTCGCCGGCGTCGACGGCGTCGACCATGGCCCGGTAGTCGTCACCGGCCACATGCCCGACCACCGAGACGACCCCGGTGGCCCCCAGCGCGAGGAACGCGAGGTTGAGCACGTCGTCGCCGGAGAACCACAGCAGCTCGGTCTCGGCCATGAGCCGGCTGGCCTCGAACAGATCGCCCTTGGCGTCCTTGACCGCACGCAGACCCGGGATCTCCGCCAACCGCCGGATCGTGTCCGTGGCCAGCGCGGTACCGGTCCGCCCCGGGATGTCGTAGGCCATCACGGGGCGGCCGGCGGCGTCGGCGATCATGCGGAAGTGCTCGACGATCCCGTGCTGCGTGGGTTTGTTGTAGTACGGCGTGACCACCAGGAGGGTGTCGGCGCCCCGTTTCACCATCTCGGTGGCCGCGCGGATCGAGTGCTCCGTGTCGTTGGTGCCGCACCCGGCCATCACCGCCACGCGGTCTCCCACCGCGTCGACGACGGCGGCGACCGCGTCGTAGTCCTCCTCGTCGGTCGTGGTGGCGGACTCGCCGGTCGTGCCGTTGACCAGCAGTCCGTCGTGGCCGTGGTCGGCCAGATGGACAGCGAGTCGCTGGAGACCGTCGAAGTCGATCGAGCCGTCGTCGTGCATAGGGGTCACCATCGCGGTGATGACCCGACCGAAGGGATTGTCCGACATGGGCACCAGGATAGGCGTTGCCGGATGATCGTCACCCCGGTGCGGCCCCCGCGGTGACGACCGGAGGCACGTCGAGGGCCTCGCGGTTAGGGTCGACACCACCCCGCACACACCACCACAGGAGGACCGCATGAGTTCGGAGAAATCCCCCGAGACCCCGGAGGACCTGGGCAACACGATCGACGGCACACGGGTGGGCGACGGCAGCGCGCCGGATCCGGCGACCGCGCAGGACGCCTCCGGAATCGACCCGGATGCGCCGGGCAGCGGTGGCCACAGTGACGGGCAGAGTGTCGGCCCCGGGGACGGGACCGCGACGACGGGTTCGCGCGGCCTGGAGGAGCAGAAGCGGATCTACCAGACCCCGGAACAACCTGACCACGCCCTGGGCGGAAGTGAGGGCACCGCCGACGGGATGTAGACCCCGGGAGGGTCAGCGCACCTTGTCCGGGTTGGTGTCGAGGAAACGGCCCAGCGTGTTGTCGACGACGAGGTGTGCCACCTCGTTGGTCGTGGCGACCCCCACGCGCAGCGTGGCGACCAGAGCGTTCTGCAGCATCGAAACCTCCCAGCGAAAGATGTGACTGCCGTCACTGACGGCTGTCAGCCTACGCCCGGTCGCGGGGGACCGTAGTCACATCAGCGAAAAAAGTTGGACGGCCGTTCTGGTCGCCCGGCCCGCCCCGGCCAGGGTGGGGACGACGATACTATTGCTGTTGTATCAGCTATGGGTGGGGGTGCCGTGTCCGGTCCAGAGGTCAGAATCCATCGATCGTCCACGCGTTCCCACACCGGCGGGGGGTGGCTGGACTCGCGCCACTCCTTCTCCTTCGCCCGACACCAGGACCCGATGAACACCCACTTCGGGCGACTCCTGGTCAACAACGACGACCGGATCGCGCCGGGCAGCGGGTTCGACACCCACGGCCACCGCGACATGGAGATCATCACCTGGGTCCTGTCCGGTTCTCTGGTCCACCAGGACTCCGAGGGCCATAGCGGGATCATCTACCCCGGGCTCGCCCAGCGGATGAGCGCGGGGTCGGGAATCCTGCACTCCGAGCGCAATGACGGCTGGCGCGACGGTTCGATCCAGCACTCCGAACCGCCCACCGAGCCGGTCCACCTGGTCCAGATGTGGGTCGTCCCCGACTCCACGGGCGGAGACCCGGGCTACGAGCAGTGCGAGATCGAACACGGCGAACTGGAGAACCGTCTAGCCGTCGTCGCCGGAGGCCTCCGTGCCCACGCCGACCGGGCCGCCATCCGCATCCGCAACGACAGCTCCGCCCTCCATGCGGCGCGCCTCCATCCGGGCAGGTCGGTACAGCTCCCCGACGCGCCCTACCTCCACCTCTACGTGCCCGTCGGCTCGGTCGAGCTGGAGGACTGCGGAGAGCTGTCGACCGGCGACGCCGCGCGGCTCACCGCCACGGGCGGCCGACGGGTCACCGCCGGCACGGACTGCACAGACGGTGCCGAGATCCTCGTGTGGGAGATGCACGCGGGGATGACGATGCTCGACGTGAGAGGACACTGACGACGATCTCAGTCGGGGTCGGTGGGCTGCTCGAGTGGGTTCGGCGCGCCGTCGTCCTCCTCACCGTTCGGGATCCGGTGGAGCGGGCCGATCGGTTCGGGCGAGGGTGTGGTCTCGTTCTTCTCGAACTCCTCGGGCGAGTATGCGCGGTCCCACTGCCTCGTCACAGTGGGCGTACGTTCGCCCAGATCGGCGGAGATCCCCTTGACCAGGCTGTACATCATCACGAAGCCCATGACGAAGAAGGGCAGACCGATGACGGTGATGACCTCCTGGAGGGCGGTGAGTCCACCCGTTCCGGTTCCGGCGAGCAGCGTCGCGGCCACGGCGCCCATGAGGACGCCCCAGATCACACGCTGGTGCGTCGGCGACGGCGAGACGGTGTCGTCCTCCCCCGAGGCCATCATGTCCACGACCATCGCGGCGGAGTCGACCGACGTGGTGAAGAAGATGACGACGATCAGCACGGCGATCCCGGAGACGAGGGTCGCCAGCGGGTAGTTCGACAGGAACGCGAACAGCGCACCCGGGATGTCACCGTCGTCGACCACCGCCTCCACCAGTCCACCGGGCCCGTTCAGCTCGATGTCGAACGAGGCCATGCCGAACACGCCGAACCACACGATGGAGAAGGCCACCGGGAGGACGAGCACCCCGAAGACGAACTCGCGGATGGTCCGGCCACGGCTGATCCGGGCGATGAAGATGCCGACGAACGGCGACCACGTGATGGTCCACGCCCAGTAGAAGACGGTCCAGGTGTTCTGCCACGTCGCCAGGTCACCGTCGGCCGGGAACACGTTGTTCCAGAACGCCAGTTCAGGCAGGGTCGAGGCGTACACACCGAAGGTCTCCACCGTCCCCTTGAGCAGGAACAGGGTGGGTCCGGCGATCACGATGAAGGCCAGCAACGCGACGGCCATGGCGATGTTGACGGTGGACAGCCGCTTGATCCCCTTGTCCAACCCGGCGGCGACAGAGATGCACGCGACCGTGGTGACGACACCGATGACGAGCACCTGCACCAGCGGCGACACGGTGATCCCGAAGAGCTCGTTGAGTCCGGCGTTGATCTGGAGGGTGCCGAGCCCGACGGAGGTCGCCACACCGAACACCGTGCCGACCAGCGCCACCACGTCGATGGCTTTGCCGATCGGTCCGTAGACGCGGTTGCCGAGGATGGGCGCGAAGATGGAGCTGACGCGCGGGGGCATCTTGCGCTTGTAGATGAAGTAGGCGAAGGCCAGAGCGGGCAGCGCGAAGATCGTCCAGGTGTGCAGCCCGAAGTGGTAGAGCGTGAAGGCCATGGCCTCCTGGGCCGCCTCCCTGCTCCCCGGATCGACCCCGCCGCGGGGCGGGGTGGCGAAGTGCGAGATCGGTTCGGCCACGCCCCAGAACATGAGGATGGTGCCGATCCCGGCGGCGAACAGCATGCCGAACCAGGCCGCTGTGGAGTGCTCGGGCTCCTCGTCGTCGGCACCGAGCCGGACGTGGCCGAACCGACTCAGCGCGATCCACAGCAGGAAGAGCAGGAAGATCGAGACCCCGGCGATGTAGAACCACCCGAGGTTGGTCATGATCCATCCCGAGGCGGCGCCGAACACCTCTCCCACCCAGTCCCCCGCCACGAACGTGACCACCACGAAAGCGACGATGACCGCCACAGTCGTGAGGAAGATCCCCGGGTCCGTCCTGAGTCTCAGTGCGCGCGTTATCCGTTCGGACATGGTCTCCCTCGTCTGTTCGGTGTGCTTGGCGGCGGTCCCGCTGCCCGGGCCCGGACTCAGTAGGCGAAGTTGTGCACCACGAACACTTTGCCGCCGGCCGAGTAGGCGATCCCCATTCCCGCCGAACGGTACCCCGGGTCGATCAGGTTGTCGTTGTGGCCGGGTGAGTTCTTCCACAGGTCGACCAGACATACGGCCCCGCAGTGCGT is a window from the Dietzia sp. JS16-p6b genome containing:
- a CDS encoding pirin family protein; the protein is MGGGAVSGPEVRIHRSSTRSHTGGGWLDSRHSFSFARHQDPMNTHFGRLLVNNDDRIAPGSGFDTHGHRDMEIITWVLSGSLVHQDSEGHSGIIYPGLAQRMSAGSGILHSERNDGWRDGSIQHSEPPTEPVHLVQMWVVPDSTGGDPGYEQCEIEHGELENRLAVVAGGLRAHADRAAIRIRNDSSALHAARLHPGRSVQLPDAPYLHLYVPVGSVELEDCGELSTGDAARLTATGGRRVTAGTDCTDGAEILVWEMHAGMTMLDVRGH
- a CDS encoding BCCT family transporter, whose translation is MSERITRALRLRTDPGIFLTTVAVIVAFVVVTFVAGDWVGEVFGAASGWIMTNLGWFYIAGVSIFLLFLLWIALSRFGHVRLGADDEEPEHSTAAWFGMLFAAGIGTILMFWGVAEPISHFATPPRGGVDPGSREAAQEAMAFTLYHFGLHTWTIFALPALAFAYFIYKRKMPPRVSSIFAPILGNRVYGPIGKAIDVVALVGTVFGVATSVGLGTLQINAGLNELFGITVSPLVQVLVIGVVTTVACISVAAGLDKGIKRLSTVNIAMAVALLAFIVIAGPTLFLLKGTVETFGVYASTLPELAFWNNVFPADGDLATWQNTWTVFYWAWTITWSPFVGIFIARISRGRTIREFVFGVLVLPVAFSIVWFGVFGMASFDIELNGPGGLVEAVVDDGDIPGALFAFLSNYPLATLVSGIAVLIVVIFFTTSVDSAAMVVDMMASGEDDTVSPSPTHQRVIWGVLMGAVAATLLAGTGTGGLTALQEVITVIGLPFFVMGFVMMYSLVKGISADLGERTPTVTRQWDRAYSPEEFEKNETTPSPEPIGPLHRIPNGEEDDGAPNPLEQPTDPD